One Pantoea eucalypti genomic region harbors:
- a CDS encoding LacI family DNA-binding transcriptional regulator, protein MKKLTLEVVAKMAGVGIATVDRVLNERGGVSLETSRKVLKAAREVGLKRLLPEEYQHPWQIEVFLSNNGSSFFQQLTTHFSEVASQLGYRRLKLHKTLVAEAQPEQLAQSIIARSSTRDGIIVFAHDSPPIYRALALCRSRNVPVITIVTDLPDADRLCHVGIDQYQAGRTAGLLMSKTVSQPGDILMVSGRFDYRAHRQRIDGFREAMAQRAPQRHLREVLSGQDQRETIRSVLARNLQPSQMIAGVYNTGMGNTVVSDTLRAHQLLGKCTYITHELYDVTRKLLMNDEVAFTLDQHAQQHARLAIDLMLSHLETGSQPDVYQAGKVAFRLFTAENMT, encoded by the coding sequence ATGAAAAAGCTCACCTTAGAGGTGGTGGCAAAAATGGCGGGCGTCGGGATTGCGACGGTCGATCGTGTGCTGAATGAACGCGGCGGCGTGTCACTGGAGACCAGCCGTAAAGTCCTGAAAGCTGCGCGCGAAGTGGGATTGAAGCGTCTGCTGCCAGAGGAGTACCAGCATCCCTGGCAAATTGAGGTGTTCCTCAGTAATAACGGCTCCTCCTTTTTTCAGCAGCTTACTACCCATTTCAGCGAAGTCGCCAGCCAGCTTGGCTATCGTCGCCTGAAACTGCATAAAACTCTGGTGGCCGAGGCACAGCCTGAGCAGCTGGCGCAAAGTATTATCGCCCGCAGCAGCACGCGCGACGGCATCATTGTCTTTGCACATGATTCACCGCCCATCTACCGGGCGCTAGCGCTGTGCCGCAGCCGCAATGTGCCGGTGATTACCATCGTTACCGATCTGCCTGATGCCGACCGCTTATGTCATGTCGGCATTGACCAGTATCAGGCCGGACGCACGGCGGGATTACTGATGAGTAAAACGGTGAGTCAGCCCGGCGACATTCTAATGGTCAGTGGCCGCTTCGATTATCGCGCCCACCGTCAGCGCATTGACGGATTCCGGGAGGCCATGGCGCAGCGCGCGCCCCAGCGTCATCTGCGTGAGGTGCTGTCGGGTCAGGATCAGCGGGAGACAATCCGCAGCGTGCTGGCCCGCAACCTGCAACCGTCGCAGATGATTGCAGGGGTCTACAACACTGGCATGGGCAATACTGTTGTCAGCGACACACTACGTGCCCACCAGTTGCTGGGTAAATGCACCTATATCACTCATGAACTTTATGATGTGACACGTAAGCTACTGATGAATGATGAAGTGGCATTTACCCTGGATCAGCATGCTCAACAACATGCCCGGCTGGCGATTGATTTGATGCTAAGTCATCTGGAAACCGGCTCTCAACCGGATGTGTATCAGGCGGGTAAAGTCGCGTTCAGGTTGTTTACGGCGGAAAATATGACGTGA
- a CDS encoding SDR family oxidoreductase, translating into MAQQKEVLIIGASRGIGLAVAQAFAGEGWQVTATHRSGIPEQGNKPDIHWHALDMTHSSAVQQLASQLSGKTFDAILINAGISGPSHQKVLQSDDQDLAQLFLTNAIAPVRSAEILLPLLKPEGVLALTSSQLGSLNENPQAQMPIYSASKAALNMLSRTLTPAVDAQSGTLLTLHPGWVKTDMGGESAPLTAEESAAGIVRQLTHWRGRGGHHYVDYAGQQLQW; encoded by the coding sequence ATGGCTCAGCAAAAAGAGGTTCTGATTATTGGTGCTTCGCGCGGTATCGGGCTGGCGGTGGCACAGGCGTTTGCGGGTGAGGGCTGGCAGGTCACGGCTACGCATCGCAGTGGCATTCCAGAGCAGGGTAATAAGCCAGACATTCACTGGCATGCGCTGGATATGACACACTCATCGGCGGTTCAGCAGCTTGCCAGCCAGCTCAGTGGCAAAACGTTCGATGCGATTCTGATTAACGCCGGGATTTCCGGGCCTTCACACCAGAAGGTCTTGCAGAGTGACGATCAGGATCTGGCGCAGCTGTTCCTGACCAACGCGATAGCGCCGGTTCGCAGTGCAGAGATTTTGCTGCCGCTGTTGAAGCCGGAAGGTGTGCTGGCGCTGACCTCATCTCAGCTCGGCAGCCTGAATGAAAACCCGCAGGCGCAGATGCCGATTTATTCGGCCAGCAAAGCGGCCCTGAATATGCTGAGCCGCACACTGACTCCGGCAGTTGACGCGCAGAGCGGGACGCTGCTGACGCTGCACCCCGGCTGGGTGAAAACAGATATGGGTGGCGAGAGTGCGCCACTGACAGCAGAAGAGAGTGCGGCCGGTATCGTCCGGCAACTGACCCACTGGCGCGGTCGTGGTGGTCATCACTATGTCGATTACGCCGGCCAGCAGCTGCAATGGTAA